From the Polaribacter gangjinensis genome, the window GTATTTTATAGGTTCTATCGCTTATTACTTCAGAGACTTGTTAGAAAAAGTAGCTCAGAAAAATAATTTAACAGTAACAGACGTCATCCAAAGACCTATTGACAATTTGTTGGCTTATCACCGAAGTCATATTTGATTAATGAAACAATGAAACAATGAATTAATGAATTATTGAATTATTGAATTATTGAATTATTGAATTATTGAATTAATTCAAACAATAGCAACCGATTAAATATTAGAAGTTAGAGGTTAGAGGTTAGAGTTTAACTGTTTAGAGGTTAGAAGTTAGATATAAGATATTAGAAGTTAGATATAAGATATTAGAAGTTAGAGGTTAGGGGTTTAGATGTTAGATATTAGAAGTTAATTTACTAGTCGTATAAGATTAATAAATAATAACAATAAAAAATAAATAATCAATTAACCAGTTATTCAAATAAGCAGATAACCAGTTCAAACAACAGAAACGTTTTAGGCTTAGCATTCGTCTTCGTCTTGGTCTTTGTCTTCGTTGTTTTACCAAATAATCAGCAACCATCATTTTAACCACATAGTATTTCACATAGTTGTCCTTTATGGGGATAGACGCTTTGCTTTGTTATAGAAAACATAGAAGTTAATATATTTGTCGTATAAGATTAATAAATAATAACAATAAAAAATAAATAATCAATTAACCAGTTATTCAAATAAGCAGATAGCCAGTTCAAACAACAGCAACGTTTTAGTCTTAGCCTTCGTCTTCGTCTTGGTCTTTGTCTTCGTTGTTTATCCAAATAATCAGCAACCATCATTTTAACCACATAGTATTTCACATAGTTGTCCTTTATGGGGATAGACGCTTTGCTTTGTTATAGAAAACATAGAAGTTAATATATTTGTCGTATAAGATTAATAAATAATAACAATAAAAAATAAATAATCAATTAACCAGTTAACCAAATAAACACAGAAACGTCTTCGTCTTGGTCTTTGTCTTCGTTGTTTTACCAAATAATCAGCAACCATCATTTAAACCACATAGTATTTCACATAGTTGTCCTTTATGGGGATAGACGCTTTGCTTTGTTATAGAAAACATAGAAGTTAATATATTTGTCGTATAAGATTAATAAATAATAACAATAAAAAATAAATAATCAATTAACCAGTTAACCAAATAAACACAGAAACGTCTTCGTCTTCGTTGTTTAATTAATAAATCATTACCTCATTAATTCATTCAATCAATACACGGTAGCTCGTTTTATTTTTATCTCCTATTTTTTGAAATAAACCTAATTCAACTCCTTTTTTTAAATCCCTACTGGCAGTTGCGGAAGAAATATCTTTAAACATATTCATGTATTCTTTTCTCGTAAAGTCAGTCTTATGTAAAGAAACAAAATAGTCTAAGCGGTCTTTGTCGGTTAATGTTCTGTTGTTGAAATCCAATAATTGACGCAATGAAGCATCAATGATTCCCAACATATATTCGATAAATACGGTTGATTTTCCTAATTGGTCACTTTTTGCTAATGCATTGTAATAGTCTTCTTGATTTTTGCTAATCAATGTTTCTAAAGGTAAAAATTCAAAAACGGGATATTTATCCATTAAAATTAGCGTTTGCCATAACCTTCCCATTCTGCCATTCCCGTCTAAAAATGGGTGAATAAATTCCATTTCGTAATGAAAAACACAACTCTTTATCAATACAATTTCATTCGAACTTTTCAAATACTCAAAAAGTTCTTTCATTAAAAAGGGTACGTTTGCAGCAGGGGGGGCTACATGGGCTACTTTTGAGCCTTTGACAATCCCAACATTTTGATTTCTATAGGTTCCTGCATTTACCAAAAGACCCTTCAGTAAGTTTTGATGTGCTTTTAAAAAAGACTTTTCATTAGTGGGATTGTATTTTTGTAGGTTTTCGTAGGTATGAATGGCATTTACAACTTCCATCACATCCTTTTTAGGACCGATTACTTTTTTGTGATCTAGGAGTGCTGTTATTTGCTCTTCCGTAAGCGTATTTCCCTCAATCTTTAGAGAAGCATGGATTGTTTTTATTCTATTTTCTTTTCTCAATAACGGAGAAGGTCTGCTAACTAAATTGGCATTTACTGCACCTAATTTTTCTGAAATAGCAGTAATTAATTGTAAGATAGTAGGTGTTATTTCGTAAGGAGGTTTCATATATATTGATACTATCATTTGATACTATCAAAGATACGAAGATTTTAATTAATGAAACATTGAATTAATTTAAACAATAGCAACCGATTAAATATTAGAGGTTAGAGGTTAGGGTTTAGAGGTTAGGGTTTAGAGGTTAGAGATTAGAAGTTAGATATAAGATATAAGATATTAGAAGTTAAAGGTTAATTTACTAGTCTTATAAGATTAATAAATAATAACAATAAAAAATAAATAATCAATTAACCAAATAAGCAGATAACCAATTCAATCAACAGCAACCTTTTAGTCTTCGTCTTAGTCTTTGTCTTCGTTGTTTAACCAGTTAACCAGTTCAAACAACAGAAACGTTTTAGTCTTCGTCTTAGTCTTTGTCTTCGTTGTTTAACCAGTTAACCAGTTCAAACAACAGAAACGTTTTAGTCTTAGCCTTCGTCTTCGTCTTGGTCTTAGTTGTTAAATTAATAAATCATTACCTCATTCCCTCATTAATTCATTAACCTACAGCAACTCCACCAACCGTTCCAATCTCATACCTCTGGAGCCTTTTATCAAAATGGTTTTATTTTGAAATGGATGTTTGGAAAGATGGATTTTTAGGCTTTCGAAATCTTCAAAACTAAGATGGCTTGTAGAAACCCCATGAAAGTTTTTCCCTACTAGGAAGATGGTTTCAAAATGTAAAGAAGCTGCTAAATCCGCGATGGCTTGGTGCTCATGAGCACTGTCTTCCCCCAATTCGAACATGTCTCCTAAAATAACCGTTTTGTGAGTTGCAGACAAGGCTGCAAAATTCTCTAAGGCTACTTTCATGCTGCTTGGGTTGGCGTTGTACGCATCTAAAAACAAGGTATTGTGCGCTGTTTTTACAATTTGCGAACGATTGTTTTGGGGCACATAGCCCTCAATAGCTTTGCTGATGGCATCTGTAGGTACCCCAAAATGCAAGCCCATGGTGATGGCAGCGGCTATGTTGGGAAAATTATAGTTGCCCATCAATTGCGTTTGGATGTTTTGTCCGTCTAAGGAAAGCTGTATGAAAGGATTTACCCCCACATACTGTATTCTTTCCAAGTCGAACAATACCCGAGAAATATCCGAAGTTTTTGTCATTTGAATGGGGTCTGCAGGATTTACAAACACCATTTTATGGTTGGCTCTTATAAAATCATACAGTTCACTTTTTCCTTTGATGACCCCTTCAACACCTCCAAAGCCCTCTAAATGCGCTTTGCCAAAGTTGGTGATATAGCCAAAATCAGGTTCGCAAATGCTGCTTAAAAAGGCAATTTCTTGTTGGTGATTGGCACCCATTTCTACAATGCCCAATTCCGTATCAGGCGTCATGGAAAGTAGGGTTAAAGGTACCCCAATATGATTGTTGAGGTTTCCTTTGGTAGCAACTGTTTTGAATTTTTGTTGTAGCACCCCATGAATCAATTCTTTACTCGTAGTTTTGCCATTGCTGCCTGTCAAACCAATGATGGGCAGCTGTAATTGTTTGCGGTGATAGTTGGCAAGCTTTTGTAGGGTTTGTAATACGTCCGTAACCAAAATCATGCGTTCGTCTGTTTGATAGGTTTCCTCGTCGATAATGGCAAAACGAGCGCCCAAAGCCAATGCTTTTTCAGCAAAATTATTGCCATTAAAGTTTTCGCCTTTCAATGCAAAAAACAAACTGTTTTGAGAGATTGCTCTGGTATCTGTAGTAACTAAATAGTGCGTTTTGTAAAGTTCGTAAAGTTTGGGAATGTCCATAAATTAATGTGGGTTCGTTTAAGTTGTAAATGTAATAAATTGACGATTCAATATTTAGAGTTTCTTTGTGAACCTTTGTATTTAGGATTTCAGGACTTTGTGAACCAAGTGTAGCACAAAATACGCAAAGAAGACACAAAAAACACAAAGAAGTAATTTTTAGGAAGCTATTTTACTATATTCTATGATGCATACATCGGGTTCACTTTAAATTTTGAGGTTTTGAAACTACAAATCAATCATAGTTGTCTTTTATAGCAGAGTGTTGTTTCGTTAATGAGTAGAAAATTGTAAAAATATGATTCCTAAATTTGAGTATCTGCTTATTTTTTCTATGTTTATACTATGTGGTTAAACACAATTCCTATAAAAAAACCTCATTATAAAAAATTACAATGAGGTTGTTGTTATGCGTTATGAATGTTTATCTGCTTGGGTTTCTAGCCGATTTCTTTTGGGTTGACATTGGCCCTAATTTGTCAGAAACACATCGGAATCCGATATAATTCGTTGCCATATATTCTGGCAAATACCTTCTTTGAGCCGGGTCTAACCAGTATTCTCTATCAGACCATGAACCTCCTTTGTAAACGCGGGTATTGTCGCTAATCAAGGTAGTTCTTGGTTTGTTATCGTTTATTAAAATATCTTTACCGGTGATGGAATCACGCATTCTTGTAGGCCCTTTTGGGGAATTGTACATGCTTGGTTTTGAAGTAAATTCATCTTCATTGGCATTGAAAAAACGAGAAGAATTCAAATCACCATCCCCAATATTTGAATTGTCGGCAATAGAAAAGTTTCTACGCATCACAGCATCTTCTTTGGTGATAGGCATGTATTTGATAGTACCAGGCAATTGCTTAGGAATGATTTTACCGTTAGGTAACGTATCGTAATCAACTTTGGCAGCATCTCCACCAGCAGCATACACTAGATTTCCGTTGGCATCAATGAGTTTTTTGGTGAATAAGTTTCCTCTGAAATAGTTGAAATCATTCGCTTCATTATCAATGATTGGTCTGTATACATCCGCTACCCATTCAGCCACGTTTCCAGACATGTCATACAATCCGAATGCATTTGGAGGATAGGATTTTATTTTGTTTGGAATGTCAGAACCGTCAGAACTCCAGCCTGATAAGCCACTGTACTCTCCATTACCTTGTTTAAAGTTCGCCAATTGATCGCCTTTGTAACGCTTTTCTTTAGCACGGGTATATTTTCCGTCCCACGCATATTTTTTACGACCACGGATGTTGTTGTACTCTCTGTTTTCTACATTCGCTTTCGCAGCAAACTCCCATTCAGCCTCCGTTGGCAAGCGAAAACGTTGGGTTAATACACCATCTGCTTGGGTAATTTTTCTACCTTGAAAAGCCCCTTTTTCAGGTCTAGGTTCGCCTCTTTTACGAACCACTCTGGTAGGTACTCCTCTTTTATATACGGTAGAATCTCCTTCAAACAAACGAGAATCATCGGCTAAGAAAACGTCCGTATCAAAAAAGTTGCTGATAGAATCTATTTCGAAGATGTTTTTGATGTAGCCTTTGTCAATCAATGTTTTTAAGTTCACCACATTGGTTCTCCATTTGCAGTATTCATTGGCTTGCAACCAACTCACCCCCACCACAGGATAATCTGCATAAGCTGGATGACGGAAATAGTTTTCTGATAAAATATCTGTATTTCCCAAACTTTTTCTCCATACTAAAGTATCAGGCAATACGGATGGATAAATATGTTTGTAATTTTCTTCGGATGGAGGAAATACATCTTTGGTGTATTGCACATACAAAAAGTATTCGGAGTTCGTTACTTCGGCTTCATCCATAAAGAACGAACGAACGTGTAATTTTTTTGGAGTGGTGTTCCAATCAAACATTACGTCGTCTTGCACTTGCCCCATGGTAAAAGAGCCTCCTTCTACAGCAACCATCCCTAAAGGAGGTTTTTGATCATTGCCTGCGTTTCCTTTTACGTAATTTCCATTTTTTGGGTCGTTAAATGACAAGCCAGTAAGCGTAGATTTGTTGGTAGTTGATTTATTACAACCAAAAATCATCAGCGCAAAGCCTAAGATAAGACCGGTTTTAAAGGTGTTTTTCATTTCCTAAATATAAAATTTATAGGTTTCTGTAATCGTGATGCAATTTACAATAAAATCCATTTCTAACAAGTTATTTGAAAATTTTAACGCATCCATATTTTTCTATGCCTTGAAAACGTTTTCTTTTTGTGTTTAGTATCTATTATCTTTGTTTTCTATAAAATATCTAACTTTTATTTCCGTTATTTGGATACTGAAATATGAGAAAACATTACATCTTATTTGTCGGTCTTTTGGTAGCAAGCATTTCTTTTGCACAAACCTCAAACAGTGTTTTGGCAACAGGTACTTGGTATAAATTTGCCGTAGATACTACCGGAGTTTTTAAAATTGATCGTGGTTTTTTGCAGCAATTGGGAGTGCCGTTGAACGGACTCAATCCTAAAAAGATTCATATTTATGGCAATGGAGGACAGCAATTACCAGTACTAAACAGCGATTTTAGATACGATGATTTGCAAGAAAACGCTCTATTTATAGCAGGAGAAAGCGACAACTCATTTGATGCGAGCGACTATATTTTGTTCTATGCCAAAGGACCTCATGATTGGCAATTAGACCCCGCCAATGCTGTAGCAACCCACAGACACAATCCGTATACAGACCTTGCCTATTATTTTATTACCATCAATGATACTGATGGCAAAAGAATTCAGCAAAAAACACCCATTTCGGGAGCAACCACATCACCCATAACCCTTTTTGATGAATTTACCTACGTAGAAAAAGACGAACGGAATTTATTTGCAGCCGGAATGCAATGGTTTTTTGCTTCGGATTTTAACATACGAAATACCCAAACATTCAACATTCCTTTTCCGAATGCTGCGCCCAATGAACCCCTTACAGTAAAAGTAAGAGCTGTATCCAATTCCGTTGTTTCTTCAATAATGGAGGTAACCCTCAACAATCAACAGCTATTTACCATCAATTTACCGGGAGTAAATCCGCAATCCTTAACCAAAGCGATTGCCATAGAACGTGCGCAAACGGCCGCCAATACCCCACAAAATATAGCCATTTCAATTGCTTATAACAATAATGGCAATCCGTCTGCCAATGCCTTTTTAGACTACATAGAAATCATCGGAAAAAAGCAGCTTACGGTTGGGAATTTTCAGTTTGGATTTAGAAGCTTTCAGCAAGCCAATGCCAGTGGGACAGTGCAATACCAGCTTGCCAATGGCGCCAGTGCTTTTCAAATTTGGGATGTGTCAAACCCCATCACCCCTCAGCAAATTACCAATGAAACCTCTGGAAGTGACTTTGTTTTTAGAGATGCAGCGGGAGCATTGAAAGAATATGTAGTTTTAAATGAACGTGATTTTTATACCCCCATACGTTTGCAAAATTCACGTGTCCAGAATCAAAATTTACACGGATTGCGCGATATCAATTATTTGATCATTACCAACGCAACCTTGGCAGGACAAGCACAACGATTGGCAGTCTATCACGAAGAAAATTCCAATCTATCGACAAAAGTAGTACTCATTGATGAAATTTACAACGAGTTTGCATCAGGAGCTAAAGACATTACGGGCATTCGTGATTTTATCAAACGATTGTACGATACCAATTCAGCCCCTGATAAAAAATTGCAATACGTATGCTTTTTCGGAGACGCTTCGTATGATTACAAAGACCGAATTTCCATGAACAATAACATCATCCCTGTAAAATTGGCTTTTGACAGTTTTAATTTGGCAAATTCGTATGTGACGGATGATTTTTATGTGATGCTAGATGCCAATGAAGGAACGATGACTTCTTCACATACCATTGATGTCGCCTCTAGTAGAATTCCCGTTTCAACCTTGGATGAAGCAACAACTGTAGTAGATAAAATACTTTCGTATTACAGTAAAAACGCTTTGGGGGATTGGCGCAATACCATTACCTTATTGGCAGATGATATTGATGCCTCAGGAGAAGAGGTGTTGCAACAAGGAGTTGATAAAATTGCCAATCAAATCAAAATCAATCAACCTGTTTTCAATATCAATAAGATTTATTTGGATGGGTTTGTACAACAAAATGCCTCGGGAGGAGAGCGTTATCCTGAGGTAAACAAAGCCATTACCAATGCTATGGAAAAAGGAACCTTGGTGTTTGATTATTTTGGACATGGAGGAGAAGATGGTTTTGCATCAGAACGAATATTAGACGTGCCACAAATACAATCTTTCAACAATCTCAATACTTTGCCTTTGTTTATTACAGTTACCTGCGATTTCTCTCGTTTTGACAATCCGAATAGAATTACGGCAGGCGAATTGCTCTTTAAAAGCAAGACAGGTGGTGCTGCCAATATGATTACCACTACCAGAGAAGTATTTATATTTGTTGGGCAACAATTCAACGAACTGTTGATTCCTATTTTAATGGGATTCAATAACGAAGATTTGAGCATCGCACAAGGATTGATGCGTGCAAAGAATCAGTTTGCCAGTACCCAAAAATTCTTTATCTATTCTTTTGGAGATCCCGCTAAAAAATTAGCAGTTCCCAAACCCAATATCCGCATTACAAAAATGAATGATATTGACATCACACAATCGTTGGATACCAT encodes:
- a CDS encoding Fic family protein; protein product: MKPPYEITPTILQLITAISEKLGAVNANLVSRPSPLLRKENRIKTIHASLKIEGNTLTEEQITALLDHKKVIGPKKDVMEVVNAIHTYENLQKYNPTNEKSFLKAHQNLLKGLLVNAGTYRNQNVGIVKGSKVAHVAPPAANVPFLMKELFEYLKSSNEIVLIKSCVFHYEMEFIHPFLDGNGRMGRLWQTLILMDKYPVFEFLPLETLISKNQEDYYNALAKSDQLGKSTVFIEYMLGIIDASLRQLLDFNNRTLTDKDRLDYFVSLHKTDFTRKEYMNMFKDISSATASRDLKKGVELGLFQKIGDKNKTSYRVLIE
- a CDS encoding UDP-N-acetylmuramoyl-tripeptide--D-alanyl-D-alanine ligase, yielding MDIPKLYELYKTHYLVTTDTRAISQNSLFFALKGENFNGNNFAEKALALGARFAIIDEETYQTDERMILVTDVLQTLQKLANYHRKQLQLPIIGLTGSNGKTTSKELIHGVLQQKFKTVATKGNLNNHIGVPLTLLSMTPDTELGIVEMGANHQQEIAFLSSICEPDFGYITNFGKAHLEGFGGVEGVIKGKSELYDFIRANHKMVFVNPADPIQMTKTSDISRVLFDLERIQYVGVNPFIQLSLDGQNIQTQLMGNYNFPNIAAAITMGLHFGVPTDAISKAIEGYVPQNNRSQIVKTAHNTLFLDAYNANPSSMKVALENFAALSATHKTVILGDMFELGEDSAHEHQAIADLAASLHFETIFLVGKNFHGVSTSHLSFEDFESLKIHLSKHPFQNKTILIKGSRGMRLERLVELL
- the gldJ gene encoding gliding motility lipoprotein GldJ — protein: MKNTFKTGLILGFALMIFGCNKSTTNKSTLTGLSFNDPKNGNYVKGNAGNDQKPPLGMVAVEGGSFTMGQVQDDVMFDWNTTPKKLHVRSFFMDEAEVTNSEYFLYVQYTKDVFPPSEENYKHIYPSVLPDTLVWRKSLGNTDILSENYFRHPAYADYPVVGVSWLQANEYCKWRTNVVNLKTLIDKGYIKNIFEIDSISNFFDTDVFLADDSRLFEGDSTVYKRGVPTRVVRKRGEPRPEKGAFQGRKITQADGVLTQRFRLPTEAEWEFAAKANVENREYNNIRGRKKYAWDGKYTRAKEKRYKGDQLANFKQGNGEYSGLSGWSSDGSDIPNKIKSYPPNAFGLYDMSGNVAEWVADVYRPIIDNEANDFNYFRGNLFTKKLIDANGNLVYAAGGDAAKVDYDTLPNGKIIPKQLPGTIKYMPITKEDAVMRRNFSIADNSNIGDGDLNSSRFFNANEDEFTSKPSMYNSPKGPTRMRDSITGKDILINDNKPRTTLISDNTRVYKGGSWSDREYWLDPAQRRYLPEYMATNYIGFRCVSDKLGPMSTQKKSARNPSR
- the porU gene encoding type IX secretion system sortase PorU codes for the protein MRKHYILFVGLLVASISFAQTSNSVLATGTWYKFAVDTTGVFKIDRGFLQQLGVPLNGLNPKKIHIYGNGGQQLPVLNSDFRYDDLQENALFIAGESDNSFDASDYILFYAKGPHDWQLDPANAVATHRHNPYTDLAYYFITINDTDGKRIQQKTPISGATTSPITLFDEFTYVEKDERNLFAAGMQWFFASDFNIRNTQTFNIPFPNAAPNEPLTVKVRAVSNSVVSSIMEVTLNNQQLFTINLPGVNPQSLTKAIAIERAQTAANTPQNIAISIAYNNNGNPSANAFLDYIEIIGKKQLTVGNFQFGFRSFQQANASGTVQYQLANGASAFQIWDVSNPITPQQITNETSGSDFVFRDAAGALKEYVVLNERDFYTPIRLQNSRVQNQNLHGLRDINYLIITNATLAGQAQRLAVYHEENSNLSTKVVLIDEIYNEFASGAKDITGIRDFIKRLYDTNSAPDKKLQYVCFFGDASYDYKDRISMNNNIIPVKLAFDSFNLANSYVTDDFYVMLDANEGTMTSSHTIDVASSRIPVSTLDEATTVVDKILSYYSKNALGDWRNTITLLADDIDASGEEVLQQGVDKIANQIKINQPVFNINKIYLDGFVQQNASGGERYPEVNKAITNAMEKGTLVFDYFGHGGEDGFASERILDVPQIQSFNNLNTLPLFITVTCDFSRFDNPNRITAGELLFKSKTGGAANMITTTREVFIFVGQQFNELLIPILMGFNNEDLSIAQGLMRAKNQFASTQKFFIYSFGDPAKKLAVPKPNIRITKMNDIDITQSLDTIKALSKVKFEGIVTDNNNVPLTNFNGTLSTTIFDKTLQKTTLDNDGFGIKMTYESQESKLFRGKSSVENGRFTFDFIVPKDIRVAFGKGKLSFYADDGTIDKGGFNNDIVIGGINQNAPDDRVGPEIKLFMNDESFIDGGNTNASPNLIVSLSDASGINTSITAVDHDIVAILDGDTSNPIILNDFYQSELNDFTKGKVTYTLRDLEVGPHTLQLKAWDTYNNSSEATLNFVVVSDAILNLENVLNYPNPFVNYTEFWFNHNKPNEPLEVQVQVFTVSGKLIKTINQNVQTTGNLSRSIAWNGLDDFGNKIGKGVYIYKLKVRSTLSNLASEKYEKLVILQ